One Catalinimonas alkaloidigena DNA window includes the following coding sequences:
- a CDS encoding ABC transporter ATP-binding protein, which produces MADVVETDHLRFAYSRQPLPTIRDVSLYIPQGVTFGLLGHNGAGKSTLLKLMTGLLRPDAGTVRLFGQALPEARLAVYPRTGLLIEDPPLYPHLSGRDNLRVTCLYRHLPPARVDEVLAMVQLQAAADKTVRQYSTGMKQRLGVALALLPDPELLVLDEPTNGLDPEGIIDMRNLIGRLHQQHHKTILLSSHLLHEIELTCTHVGIVRQGALLYQGSVAALKQQQGPHQEVVLQTSDNETAWRVLAAAGIEVRQDSSSFCVPEPAAITRAIDLLRAQSLDIYRVSPQEDTLESIYLRLNQPADVPLPH; this is translated from the coding sequence TTGGCCGACGTCGTCGAGACAGACCACCTCCGCTTTGCGTATTCCCGGCAGCCATTGCCAACGATACGGGACGTATCACTGTACATTCCGCAGGGCGTTACCTTCGGCTTGCTCGGCCACAACGGCGCCGGGAAGTCGACGCTCCTGAAACTGATGACGGGCCTGCTTCGTCCCGACGCCGGCACGGTGCGCTTGTTTGGCCAGGCGCTTCCGGAAGCTCGGTTGGCGGTGTACCCGCGCACCGGTCTGTTGATCGAAGATCCGCCGCTCTATCCACACCTTTCCGGGCGCGACAACCTGCGCGTCACGTGTCTGTACCGTCATCTGCCGCCCGCCCGCGTCGACGAGGTGCTGGCGATGGTGCAGTTGCAGGCCGCTGCCGACAAAACCGTGCGGCAGTACTCGACCGGCATGAAGCAACGGCTGGGCGTGGCGCTGGCCTTGCTGCCCGATCCTGAGCTGCTGGTGCTGGACGAACCGACCAACGGCCTGGACCCGGAAGGCATCATCGACATGCGGAACCTCATCGGTCGATTGCATCAGCAGCACCACAAGACCATTCTCTTATCGAGCCACCTGCTGCACGAAATAGAATTGACCTGCACGCACGTCGGCATTGTCCGGCAGGGCGCGCTATTATACCAGGGATCGGTGGCAGCGCTGAAACAACAACAGGGACCACATCAGGAAGTCGTGCTGCAGACCAGCGACAACGAAACGGCATGGCGTGTCCTGGCCGCAGCGGGAATCGAGGTGCGTCAAGATTCGTCTTCCTTCTGTGTTCCCGAACCCGCTGCTATCACCCGCGCGATCGACCTGTTGCGCGCCCAGTCCCTCGACATTTACCGCGTCAGTCCGCAGGAAGACACACTGGAATCCATCTACTTACGCCTGAATCAACCCGCCGATGTTCCACTTCCGCACTAG
- a CDS encoding hydroxypyruvate isomerase family protein: MNRRDFVMKSSVAASAAMLAATGPTLHATAAPNAKRKFQMQYAPHFGMFKESAGEDLIDQLKFAADQGFTAWEDNGMMGRPVEMQEKIAKTMRDLGMTMGVFVIDKGGNGQNTLAAGKKEHLDIFLSGCKRAVEVAKRVNAKWMTVVPGDFERRIPIGVQTGHVIEALRRGAEILEPHGLVMVLEPLSDTPDLFLRTSDQTYMICKGVGSPSCKILYDIYHMQKNEGHLIQNIDWTWDEIAYFQIGDNPGRKEPTTGEINYKNVFQHIYEKGYRGVMGMEHGNSKPGKAGEQALIEAYATVDQFKV, from the coding sequence ATGAACCGTCGAGACTTTGTCATGAAAAGCTCTGTCGCCGCTTCTGCCGCCATGCTGGCCGCGACCGGCCCCACTCTCCACGCCACGGCTGCGCCTAACGCCAAGCGCAAATTCCAGATGCAATACGCGCCTCACTTTGGCATGTTTAAAGAAAGTGCGGGGGAAGATCTGATCGACCAACTCAAATTTGCGGCCGATCAGGGCTTTACTGCCTGGGAAGACAACGGCATGATGGGCCGCCCGGTCGAAATGCAGGAGAAGATCGCCAAGACCATGCGCGACCTGGGCATGACGATGGGCGTATTTGTGATCGACAAAGGGGGGAATGGGCAAAACACCCTGGCCGCCGGGAAGAAAGAACACCTCGATATTTTTCTGAGTGGTTGCAAACGGGCGGTAGAAGTGGCCAAACGTGTCAACGCAAAGTGGATGACCGTGGTGCCGGGCGATTTTGAGCGCCGCATTCCGATCGGCGTACAGACCGGCCATGTGATCGAGGCACTGCGCCGCGGGGCCGAAATTCTGGAGCCGCACGGACTGGTGATGGTGCTGGAACCGCTGAGCGACACCCCCGATCTGTTCTTGCGGACGTCGGACCAGACGTACATGATCTGCAAAGGAGTCGGCAGTCCGTCGTGCAAAATTCTGTACGACATCTACCACATGCAGAAAAACGAAGGACACTTGATTCAGAACATCGACTGGACGTGGGACGAAATCGCGTATTTTCAGATCGGTGACAATCCGGGCCGAAAAGAACCAACCACGGGCGAAATCAACTACAAAAACGTGTTTCAGCACATTTACGAGAAAGGCTATCGGGGCGTGATGGGCATGGAGCACGGCAATTCCAAACCTGGCAAGGCGGGCGAACAGGCGCTGATTGAAGCCTACGCCACGGTCGACCAGTTCAAGGTGTAG
- the tsaE gene encoding tRNA (adenosine(37)-N6)-threonylcarbamoyltransferase complex ATPase subunit type 1 TsaE produces MQIYCPSLEELPQATRELLAWADENDRTNVRVWTFEGDLGAGKTTLIQEICRQQGVTDRVSSPSFALVNEYQRADGMPVYHFDFYRIESEEEAVDIGTEEYFESGTLCLVEWPSRIPHLLPPQHLKISISVDTMADATHHARIYTLSA; encoded by the coding sequence ATGCAGATTTACTGCCCTTCGTTGGAAGAGCTGCCCCAGGCAACGCGTGAACTGCTGGCCTGGGCCGACGAAAACGATCGGACAAACGTCCGCGTTTGGACTTTTGAAGGAGACTTGGGTGCCGGCAAGACCACGCTGATTCAGGAGATTTGCCGCCAGCAAGGCGTTACGGATCGCGTCAGCAGTCCTTCGTTTGCTTTGGTGAACGAATACCAACGGGCCGACGGGATGCCCGTTTACCATTTTGACTTCTATCGGATCGAAAGCGAAGAAGAAGCGGTTGATATTGGAACAGAAGAATACTTTGAATCCGGTACGCTATGCCTGGTCGAATGGCCCTCACGCATTCCCCATCTGTTGCCCCCTCAACACCTTAAAATCAGTATTTCCGTAGACACGATGGCAGACGCCACACACCACGCGCGTATCTATACCCTGTCAGCATGA
- a CDS encoding alanine dehydrogenase, which translates to MNIKDAKIRSGLEELVKGQSLYPQEQLFRLEESKNSLEIGIPKEVTEVENRVALTPDAVRVLVNNGHQVNVEADAGKRSRFSDNEYSEAGARIVYDSREVLASEIVLTVSPPTLEEIGHMKPGHVLISSLQAHRRNTSFVQAINAKRITALAYEFLEDQVGGIPIMRAMSEIAGSTVMLIAAEYLSSLNNGRGIILGGITGVPPTNVLILGAGTVSEYAARTALGLGADVKIFDNHIYKMRRIKQELGQQLFTSTIHAGTLMDAIRRTDVLITAIRSEEGQSPMVVTEEMVMNMRPGSVIIDVSIDQGGCVETSRPTTHDEPIFVKHDVIHYCVPNIASRVARTATTALSNIFTPIFLKAAEVGGIDEMIFAKPWFMRGVYAYRGSLTNAQLARRLHMKYTDLKLLAAARI; encoded by the coding sequence ATGAACATCAAGGACGCCAAGATCAGGTCCGGTCTGGAGGAGCTCGTCAAAGGGCAATCTCTCTATCCTCAGGAACAGCTTTTCCGCCTCGAAGAGTCGAAAAACTCGCTGGAAATCGGCATACCGAAAGAAGTCACCGAAGTAGAAAACCGTGTTGCTCTGACGCCCGACGCCGTGCGGGTGCTGGTGAACAACGGCCACCAGGTCAACGTTGAAGCCGACGCCGGCAAACGCTCGCGGTTCAGCGACAACGAATACAGCGAAGCGGGCGCTCGCATTGTGTACGACTCGCGCGAGGTGCTGGCTTCGGAAATTGTGCTGACGGTTTCGCCCCCGACGCTGGAAGAGATCGGCCACATGAAACCCGGCCACGTCCTGATTTCGTCGTTACAGGCACACCGCCGCAACACCAGTTTTGTGCAGGCCATCAACGCCAAGCGCATCACGGCCCTCGCGTACGAGTTTCTGGAAGATCAGGTGGGCGGCATCCCGATCATGCGGGCCATGAGCGAAATCGCCGGCAGCACGGTCATGCTCATCGCCGCCGAATACCTGAGCAGCCTTAACAACGGACGCGGCATCATCCTCGGAGGCATTACGGGCGTCCCGCCGACCAACGTGCTCATTCTGGGCGCAGGCACGGTGTCTGAATACGCCGCCCGTACGGCGCTGGGGCTGGGGGCCGACGTGAAGATTTTCGACAACCACATCTACAAGATGCGGCGCATCAAACAGGAACTGGGGCAGCAGCTGTTTACGTCCACCATCCACGCGGGAACGCTGATGGATGCCATTCGTCGGACCGATGTGCTGATTACGGCCATTCGCAGCGAAGAGGGCCAGTCGCCGATGGTGGTGACCGAAGAGATGGTGATGAACATGCGCCCCGGCTCGGTGATCATCGACGTGAGCATCGACCAGGGGGGCTGTGTGGAAACCTCGCGCCCTACGACGCACGACGAGCCGATCTTCGTGAAACACGACGTGATCCATTACTGCGTTCCCAACATCGCCTCGCGCGTAGCCCGCACCGCTACCACGGCCCTCAGCAACATTTTCACACCGATTTTTCTGAAAGCGGCCGAAGTCGGTGGCATCGACGAGATGATCTTCGCCAAACCGTGGTTCATGCGGGGCGTGTACGCCTACCGGGGTAGCCTGACCAATGCGCAACTGGCCCGCCGTCTGCACATGAAGTACACGGACCTGAAACTCCTAGCCGCCGCCCGGATCTAA
- a CDS encoding DUF748 domain-containing protein, whose protein sequence is MKLSKWSKRTWITLGVLVVLLVALRIALPSIVKHYLNGVLDDGIEGYTGHVADVDIMLYRGAYGIDSLRLQKVEGDVPVPFIDLDRIDFAIEWPALLDGAIRGKILLDHPQVNFVDAPNEADGQAGDETSEADWRQTIDELFPLSINRFEIRNGEIRFRNFTTKPAVDIAVNNLFLVATNLTNTEDSTNQLVSDLHAKAQVLGDGDITLEGGFSLLEDPMPFDINLALENVNLPVLNDFFLAYAGFDMEKGTLDLYTEVATEENQFTGYVKPILKDIQVLSLKNDPIKPRRLLWESGVSLVSFIFKNIPKDQFATEIPISGELNNPDVDVWKTIVNVLKNAFIEAYAPQLDNDVDLSDVGVSKKELKEIKKEQKKEERQKEDKKWYEFWK, encoded by the coding sequence ATGAAACTGAGCAAGTGGAGTAAACGCACCTGGATTACACTGGGCGTCCTGGTGGTACTGTTGGTTGCGTTGCGCATCGCCCTGCCTTCGATCGTGAAGCATTACCTCAACGGCGTGCTGGACGATGGCATCGAAGGCTATACCGGCCACGTAGCCGATGTGGACATCATGTTGTACCGCGGCGCGTATGGCATCGACTCGCTGCGACTGCAAAAAGTAGAGGGCGATGTGCCGGTGCCATTTATCGACCTGGACCGAATCGATTTTGCAATCGAATGGCCTGCGCTGCTCGACGGCGCCATTCGGGGCAAGATTTTGCTGGATCATCCGCAGGTCAACTTTGTCGATGCGCCGAACGAAGCCGACGGGCAGGCCGGTGACGAAACCAGTGAGGCCGACTGGCGACAAACCATCGACGAGCTGTTTCCGCTGTCGATTAACCGGTTTGAAATTCGAAACGGCGAGATCCGTTTCCGAAATTTCACGACCAAGCCCGCGGTCGACATTGCCGTGAACAACCTGTTTCTGGTCGCGACCAACCTGACCAACACCGAAGATTCGACGAACCAACTGGTTTCGGACCTGCACGCGAAGGCGCAGGTGCTGGGCGACGGCGACATTACCCTGGAAGGTGGGTTTTCGTTGCTGGAAGATCCGATGCCGTTCGACATTAATCTGGCGCTCGAAAACGTAAACCTGCCTGTGTTGAACGACTTTTTTCTGGCCTATGCCGGCTTCGACATGGAAAAAGGAACCCTCGATCTTTACACCGAAGTTGCTACGGAAGAGAACCAGTTTACCGGGTACGTCAAGCCCATTTTGAAGGACATTCAGGTGCTGAGCCTGAAAAACGACCCGATCAAGCCGCGCCGCCTCTTGTGGGAATCGGGCGTGAGTCTGGTTTCGTTCATCTTCAAAAACATCCCGAAAGATCAGTTTGCTACCGAAATCCCGATTTCCGGCGAACTGAACAACCCGGACGTAGACGTATGGAAAACGATTGTCAACGTGCTGAAGAACGCCTTCATCGAAGCGTATGCGCCGCAACTGGACAACGACGTAGACCTTTCGGACGTGGGCGTGTCGAAAAAGGAACTCAAGGAGATCAAGAAAGAACAGAAGAAAGAAGAACGCCAGAAGGAAGACAAGAAGTGGTACGAGTTCTGGAAATAA